Genomic DNA from Shewanella woodyi ATCC 51908:
AAGCGTTAGAGTGGGTGCCTAAAGTGACCTCTGATCAAAGAGAGGCTTTTGAAGCCGCTCAACGTAGGGAGAGTCCTGGATTTGAGATCATTGAATCAGAAGTCGAAGGTATGATCTCTGCAAGCCAAAGAGAGAGTTATTTCCCTGTCTCCTATGTGGCACCTTTTATCGGTAATGAGCAGATCTTGGGCTACGATCTCGCTTCAAACGAGGAGAGGTTATGGATAATGGAGAGGGCGACCGATCTCGATAAGCCTCTGTCTACCTCAGGTGTTAGTTTAAGCTCTTACCAATCAAAACAGCGTGGTTTTATTATCTTTTTACCCACTTACCATGGTGAGCCAAGCACTCTGTTTAAACGTCGGGAGCAGCTAAGGGGGTTCGTTGTTGGTGTGTACCGCATCGATGATATGTTTGGCAGTGCAATTAAGCGTACCTCGGTTCAAGGCCTCTACTTCTCCTTAGAGGATAACACCTATGAAACTGTCTCTAACCTCTATTCAAACTTTCCTGAAGGTGGAACGACATTACTGTCACAAACGGCGTTTATCTATAAGAAATCGTTAACGGCATTCAGTGGGCGACAGTGGTCTATCACCGCGGTGCCCAGTGCAGGTTACGTGGCAGAGAGACGAGGCCGTCTACCCTATATTATTGCTATATTAGGCAGTTTATTAGTTCTGTTGGGTGCGCTCTATATTTATGCCTTGATGAGACGTTCTGCACTGATTGAGAGGGAAGTTAAGCAGAGAACTCATGATCTCAATGAGGCTAAGCAGAAGCTTGAAGCCCTGTCTCAAACCGATAGTCTAACGAAAATCTCCAATCGCCGCTGTTTTGATGAGAGCCTACAAGCATGTTGGCAACACGCTATTCGTGAGAAATCGAGCATAGGTTTAATCATGATAGATATTGATCATTTTAAGTTGTACAACGATACCTATGGTCATCTTGCGGGCGATCAATGTTTACGAGAGGTTGCGAGTGCCCTTAATCAGACACTGAATCGAAAAACGGATCTTGTGGCTCGCTACGGTGGCGAGGAGTTTGTGGTGCTATTGCCCCATACTCGAGATTGCATCTCTCCGGCTAAACGATGCCAAATTAACATTGAGCAACTGGCTCTGCCCCATGAGAGCTCACCCACCAGTGAGTATGTCACTGTGAGTGTGGGCGTCACAAGTATCTGCCCAGATAAGTGCTCTGATATGCAAGCTTTTACAGCTGAGGCAGATAGAGCTCTTTATCAGGCTAAAAAGTCTGGCCGTAATCGAGTTCAAGTGTTTGAACACGAGCGCACAGAGCAGGCAGTCGCTGTTGTTAACCAAGCTTAATTTACACTTGGGATTAGCTTATCTTGCTTTAAAATACGCTTCTCTACTTGGCCTGAAATAAGGAACATCAATAGGTATCCTGTCCCTAGCGCTAAGATCACCGCGACAACATTATCTGTTATCTGACTATAGATATAGTAGCTGGCTATTAATGCCACGATTCCACTTCCTCGTATCAGCAAGCTTTGGGTAAATAAACCATGGGCTTTAATAAAGGCTAACTGATATGCATTGAGCATCATAAATAGAAAGAACATCGAGAAATGCATCAATACTGGTGCCGATTTAGCATACTGCTCAGGAAAGACTAAGGCGACGATTTCATGACTAAACAGCAGCATTGAGATAAAAAAGAGGCTACTGATGATAAGTGACATCTTATATACCCAGTGTTTGATCTGTTTAATTTGTTGCCAATCTTGATTGCGCACACAAACAGCCAGCTCTGGAAATACAAATCGATAGATGGGAAAGACAAACAGTAAGGTTAGATAAGCGATTATGGGCCTGACAACCACTTGAAAGTCGCCTAGTTCATCGATACTGAAATGACCAATTGTAAGTAAGACAGTGATGTAGATCATTAAAATACTAGCCCCCGCCTCTAAAGAGGCTGTAAAGCTCTTCTTCATAAAGTTACGTAGGTTGGTGTCCATATTTACGGGCCCGATAGGCGTTGTTGCTATCTGTTTACGTCGATTGAAGAACATATAAACCGCGACAGTGGTTGAAGAGAGCATCAGGCTGAAAAAGAGTGATGATATTGGCGTCTGCTCTAGTAAGTAGAAACAGGTAAGGAACGTTAATATCTGTCCTAAAGGCTCAAGCCAAGTTACCCTGTTTGAGATCTCATACAGGCGGTACATGGCTATCTGATTGGTAAAATAGACCTTAAACCCCATTCCCAGAATGATGCCGACTAGGTGGAAATATTCCACATCGATATGGAGCTGATGTTTAATGTAGGGGAGCACAATTCCCCAAGTGAGCAGTACCACGGCAATCAAGCTATACCTAAATAGGTTAGTGATATCTTTATCGTTTTGAGTTTGTGAGTAACTCACTACCATAGAGGAGCGAAAGCCTGTCATTAAAATGAGTGACAGTGAGATGATATCGACAACCGTGTGATAAAGCGCAAGATCCTCTTTAGCCATCCACTGTGCTAACCAAACCTTGAAGCCAAAACCCAATGTAATACTTACAAGTGTTGCCCAGATCCCGGCAATAAAGGCCTGTTTTACACGTTCAATAGAGGTGACTTGCATAATATTCCAATAGCTGAAAAAGTAGGAGTAACACATCTGGTATAAAGGTTGGCAATATTACCGTGCAAAGCAGATATTCTATAGATTCAGAAGGTAAAGATGTGACTGATGTTCTCTCTTTACACTTTTAGGCTAGAGTGATGGGGTTGAGTGTAAAACTCCTCCTATGATCTGACTTCATTTGGTTATATTTGAAGCCTGCAATTGGTATATACTTAAATTATAACTTTCAGCTAGTTACTATTACCTATAAAAGGTTCCAAGCTTGCATAATCATTTGAAACAAGAGTCAGACACTGTTGAGTTGATTAAAGTCGCAACTTTTAACCTGTTCAACTTTATCGAGCCTCCTAGCGCTTATTACGATTTTGAAAATATCTATACTCAGGAGCAGTGGCAAAAAAAGCTAGCTTGGATAACTAGCTACCTTAATGAACACCAGCCTGATGTGATAGGTTTTCAAGAGGTCTTTAGTCCAGATGCTTTAGCAACTTTGACCCAAGCTTGTGGTTTAGATTATTTTGCTGTGCTCGATGAACCTGATGTGTTTGATGACTTTATCTACAGTAAACCTGTGGTTGCTATCGCCTCTCGCTATCCGATTATTGATGTTCACAGTGTTGAAGCTGATAGCCAGCTAGCCGAAATGGTTGGAATGCCTGCTAACTTTTCCTTCAGTCGTAAACCATTACGGGCAACGGTGTCGATTCCTAAGCTAGGCCCTTGCGATTGTTACGTGGTGCATTTTAAATCTAAACGCCCTCTTTTTGATGCTCAAACTGAATATCTTTCAGGTAAATCTCAAGTTAAATTGAAAACTGGTCAGCTACTGGCTGTCGAAGCTTTGGCGCAATGGGGAGCGAGTATTGTGCGAGGGTCTGAAGCTGCGCTGCTGCGTCATGCTATGGTAGAGAGGCGTGTTCAGACACAATACCCCATGATGTTGATGGGAGATTTTAATGATGGCTTAGAAGGTGGAGTGCTCGCATCATTAACATCGGTTGATACTCGTATTAAACCAGATAATGTTTTTGGTGATGTCACAGAGGAGCTGCAGGAGTATCAGCTTCAGGATTCATATGAGTTATATCAAAAAAGCCAATACAGTCTTAGTTCACAACAGCGTCCTGCCACCTATTACTATTTAGCCGCGGGCTCAGTGTTAGATTACATTCTGCTCTCGTGTGAGTTTGATGCTAAACACAGCCGGAGTCTGGCTGAGGTTGGTCGCTATGAAACCTACGACCGTCACCTTATTAATCCTAGCTTTGATCGGGATAGCCAAAGTACAGATCATGCTCCTGTGATGATAACCCTCTCCATTCGCCATTAGGCTCCTTAACCCAATTAAGAGTCGATATTATGCTTGATGCGATCTGTACCTTAGATAAATCCCAAGATGAACCCTATTCAGTCTTTAAGTTTCAGAAGCTAAGTCGTGATGAGATTGAAGAGTATCGTCAATTTTTACTCTGTCCTGTTTGTCGTCAAAAAGCCTTTTATCGTAAAGCGTCTAAAGACGGTAAGGCTGCTTGTTTTGGTTCTCGTTATCATAAACTCGATTGCAGTGAGTTTAAGCCGTCACAAGCTAAGTTAAGAGAGGAGCAAGATGCCCTTGAAGTTAATCAGCAGCTGGTGAATAGCGATGCCTTGGTCATCGACTTCTCAAAACCAGCAACGGTTAAAACTGCTGGGGATAAGCAGAGAGCTAAATCAAAGAAGGCCTCCAGCTCGAAGAGCACCCCCCCAGAAAAATTAGCTTGTGATGTAGATGAAGTGGCTGGCTCAGAACTGAGTGAGGGAGACCCTGTAATCCCCCAAAAGCGGGTAGCCACTCAAGGCTTAGAGAAGCTGCTCAACAGTCTGTTGCGTGGAAGCGACCTTGCCGATTCAGATTTATGGGTTTATACCGACGAAAAGTATCGCTGGCGAGCCAAGAACCTGTTTGTGAACTTTGCCGATGCAGAGCCGACAGAGAATGGAGCGCCGAGAATGTATTGGGGAACCATATCTCATAGCGATAAGAGCATGACGTGGCTTAACCCTGCTGATTGTCAGGATGTAGGTATACCGATAGATGAGTTTCAAAAGGCACTTTTTCATCAGTTTGCAATAAAGGAGCGTCGCGACATTGAGGGGGCTGGAATTATCATGTTTGGGAAGTGTTTCTGGAATAAAGGTAAGACACGTAAAATTATTCAACTTTGGGGCAAGGATACCAAGCGCATGTTTATCTCTAAGTCCGAAGACTAGTTTCAATAGCTAGTTTCAATAGCTAGTTTCAAGAGCCAGTTCCAAGCACTGATCCCAAGAGCTAAGCTAGTTCAGTGATAGAAGGTCAGTAGCAAAATGACAATAGATTTGAAAATGGATTGCAAAGTGAAAAGGAGATTTAGCGCTATAGAGGTCGTGCTAAGCCTAAGTGAACCATAAAATAGCGATA
This window encodes:
- a CDS encoding diguanylate cyclase domain-containing protein, which encodes MNFLSKYILLIAACFVGIGFSAYMGFSLYEKESKVIEQDFRKDVDDKAAALEREILLNIEVLYAIKGLFDSSSEVTSQEFSRIARSFLVRHHDIQALEWVPKVTSDQREAFEAAQRRESPGFEIIESEVEGMISASQRESYFPVSYVAPFIGNEQILGYDLASNEERLWIMERATDLDKPLSTSGVSLSSYQSKQRGFIIFLPTYHGEPSTLFKRREQLRGFVVGVYRIDDMFGSAIKRTSVQGLYFSLEDNTYETVSNLYSNFPEGGTTLLSQTAFIYKKSLTAFSGRQWSITAVPSAGYVAERRGRLPYIIAILGSLLVLLGALYIYALMRRSALIEREVKQRTHDLNEAKQKLEALSQTDSLTKISNRRCFDESLQACWQHAIREKSSIGLIMIDIDHFKLYNDTYGHLAGDQCLREVASALNQTLNRKTDLVARYGGEEFVVLLPHTRDCISPAKRCQINIEQLALPHESSPTSEYVTVSVGVTSICPDKCSDMQAFTAEADRALYQAKKSGRNRVQVFEHERTEQAVAVVNQA
- a CDS encoding lipopolysaccharide biosynthesis protein, yielding MQVTSIERVKQAFIAGIWATLVSITLGFGFKVWLAQWMAKEDLALYHTVVDIISLSLILMTGFRSSMVVSYSQTQNDKDITNLFRYSLIAVVLLTWGIVLPYIKHQLHIDVEYFHLVGIILGMGFKVYFTNQIAMYRLYEISNRVTWLEPLGQILTFLTCFYLLEQTPISSLFFSLMLSSTTVAVYMFFNRRKQIATTPIGPVNMDTNLRNFMKKSFTASLEAGASILMIYITVLLTIGHFSIDELGDFQVVVRPIIAYLTLLFVFPIYRFVFPELAVCVRNQDWQQIKQIKHWVYKMSLIISSLFFISMLLFSHEIVALVFPEQYAKSAPVLMHFSMFFLFMMLNAYQLAFIKAHGLFTQSLLIRGSGIVALIASYYIYSQITDNVVAVILALGTGYLLMFLISGQVEKRILKQDKLIPSVN
- a CDS encoding endonuclease/exonuclease/phosphatase family protein is translated as MHNHLKQESDTVELIKVATFNLFNFIEPPSAYYDFENIYTQEQWQKKLAWITSYLNEHQPDVIGFQEVFSPDALATLTQACGLDYFAVLDEPDVFDDFIYSKPVVAIASRYPIIDVHSVEADSQLAEMVGMPANFSFSRKPLRATVSIPKLGPCDCYVVHFKSKRPLFDAQTEYLSGKSQVKLKTGQLLAVEALAQWGASIVRGSEAALLRHAMVERRVQTQYPMMLMGDFNDGLEGGVLASLTSVDTRIKPDNVFGDVTEELQEYQLQDSYELYQKSQYSLSSQQRPATYYYLAAGSVLDYILLSCEFDAKHSRSLAEVGRYETYDRHLINPSFDRDSQSTDHAPVMITLSIRH